Proteins encoded in a region of the Podospora pseudopauciseta strain CBS 411.78 chromosome 6, whole genome shotgun sequence genome:
- the MCX1 gene encoding ATP-binding protein (COG:O; EggNog:ENOG503NWNJ) — protein MLVLTRPLAPLCATRRFARLRSPAYSTSSILLASPRRSSYFNSGFTSSYDPTQDTGRGPIFSKSKFGVPQFYPRDLKKRVDDYVVGQDRAKKTICSVIFNHYQGLRRRQHHELQDQHLREKIQRQKFAQDREIFERTGYSAPVHPVEGGRRHSHRSAYAPKSWRQQTNIRHVAEDEFPGHHESVRGTQNEVLEDPFEAPSDNFYIQEDMTVPNHVKIDKSNLLLIGPTGVGKTYILETLSKKLNVPFTISDCNSFTQAGYIGQDVESCIERLLIEANYDVKAAEHGIIVLDEFDKIARKETVNGRDVGGEGVQQALLKLVEGTKVTITVKDNRPSRTQNQPPTGYGSTTPPQAPPSGKVDQYTIDTTNILFVFCGAFVGLDKTVLRRVSKPSIGFGSEIRGGRSFSSTNSLKDILPLESYRHLPHQPIFEPNFTPLDLTTPADLQAFGFIPELIGRLHNICALSPLSLEELYRILTEPRNSLVAQYTALFETYPSKLFFTRSALYAIAERAAKNETGARGLKMEMERVLAEPMYDAPTPYVLITEACVKGEEKAGYWGKDGKMEVERRIREEDERMVSGGVEVRLSAEEAREAAGLGSA, from the exons ATGTTGGTCTTGACTAGACCGCTGGCGCCTCTATGCGCAACACGGCGATTTGCCCGGCTTCGGAGCCCAGCCTATTCAACCTCgagcatcctcctcgcctccccccgCCGATCTAGTTACTTCAACTCGGGCTTCACGTCAAGCTACGATCCGACACAGGACACCGGCCGCGGTCCCATCTTCTCCAAGTCCAAGTTTGGCGTCCCCCAGTTCTACCCCCGAGATCTGAAAAAGAGGGTAGACGATTACGTGGTGGGCCAGGACCGGGCGAAGAAGACCATCTGCTCCGTCATCTTCAACCACTACCAAGGGCTCCGGCGGCGTCAACACCACGAGCTGCAGGATCAACATCTGAGGGAAAAGATTCAGAGACAAAAGTTTGCTCAGGACCGCGAGATTTTTGAGCGCACAGGTTACAGCGCGCCTGTACACCCTGTCGAAGGTGGGCGAAGGCACTCTCATCGTTCTGCTTATGCTCCCAAATCGTGGCGGCAGCAGACTAACATCCGCCATGTTGCTGAAGACGAATTTCCCGGTCACCACGAGTCCGTACGGGGCACCCAAAATGAAGTTCTCGAAGACCCATTTGAGGCACCCTCGGACAACTTTTACATTCAGGAGGACATGACGGTGCCAAACCATGTCAAGATTGACAAGAGTAACCTGCTCTTGATTGGTCCTACGGGCGTGGGAAAGACGTATATCTTGGA AACCCTCAGCAAAAAACTCAACGTCCCCTTCACCATCAGCGACTGCAACTCCTTCACCCAAGCAGGCTACATCGGCCAAGACGTCGAATCCTGCATCGAGCGTCTCCTCATCGAAGCCAACTACGACGTTAAGGCCGCCGAGCATGGAATCATTGTCCTCGACGAGTTTGACAAGATCGCTAGAAAAGAAACCGTCAACGGAAGAGACGTaggcggagagggtgttCAGCAAGCATTGCTGAAGCTGGTAGAAGGCACCAAGGTCACCATCACTGTCAAGGACAACCGGCCCTCCCGCACGCAAAACCAGCCCCCCACCGGTTACGgatcaaccacaccaccacaagcgCCCCCATCGGGGAAAGTCGACCAGTACACCATTGATACCACCAACATTCTGTTTGTTTTCTGTGGCGCCTTTGTAGGGCTGGATAAAACCGTTCTGAGGAGGGTATCCAAACCCTCCATCGGGTTCGGTTCAGAAATCCGAGGCGGGAGGTCATTCTCCTCGACAAACAGTCTGAAGGATATCCTTCCTCTGGAATCCTaccgccatctccctcaccaaccaatCTTTGAACCCAACTTCACCCCCCTCGACCTAACCACACCCGCGGATCTCCAAGCCTTTGGCTTTATCCCCGAGCTCATTGGCAGGTTGCACAACATCTGCGCGCTTAGTCCACTCTCTCTCGAAGAGCTCTATCGCATCTTGACTGAACCAAGAAATAGCCTCGTGGCGCAATACACGGCCCTGTTTGAAACCTACCCTAGCAAGCTGTTCTTCACCCGGTCGGCACTGTATGCCATCGCGGAAAGGGCAGCGAAGAACGAGACGGGGGCGAGAGGGctgaagatggagatggagagggtgttggcgGAGCCGATGTACGATGCGCCGACGCCGTATGTGCTCATTACGGAGGCTTGcgtgaagggggaggagaaggcggggTATTGggggaaggatgggaagatggaggtggagaggaggattagggaggaggacgagaggatggtgagtgggggggtggaggtgaggttgtcggctgaggaggcgagggaggcggctgggttggggagtgCATAA
- the GLC3 gene encoding alpha-1,4-glucan branching enzyme (CAZy:GH13; COG:G; EggNog:ENOG503Q3MX), which yields MDPVALESSNTLAKNGHTAGNIPNDGTGVVALDPYLEPFKPALKRRFDKAQEWIKKIEKTEGGLDKFSKGADTFGIHQNDDGSIYYKEWAPNAKQAAVIGEFNNWDRNAHRMTRNDFGVFEITIPPTSDGKAAIPHNSKIKISLELPDGQWIDRLPAWIKYVTQDLSVSPAYDARFWNPPASERYSFKHQRPKRPESLRIYEAHVGISSPELRVTTYKEFTKNMLPRIKSLGYNAIQLMAIMEHAYYASFGYQVNNFFAASSRYGPPEDLKELVDTAHSLGLVVLLDVVHSHASKNVLDGLNEFDGTDHQYFHAGAKGKHELWDSRLFNYGHHEVLRFLLSNLRFWMDEYHFDGFRFDGVTSMLYLHHGIGTGFSGGYHEYFGADVDEEAVVYLMLANELLHELYPDVITVAEDVSGMPALCLPLSLGGVGFDYRLAMAIPDMWIKILKEKKDEEWDIGNITFTLTNRRHGEKTIAYAESHDQALVGDKSLMMHLCDAELYTHMSTLTPLTPVIDRGMALHKMIRLLTHALGGEGYLNFEGNEFGHPEWLDFPREGNQNSFWYARRQLNLTEDRLLRYQFLNNFDRSMNLCENKYGWLHAPQAYISLKHEGDKVIVFERAGVVFAFNFHPTQSFENYRIGVDVAGTYRVVLDSDTKEHGGFSRVDSNTRFFTEPLEWNHRRNCTHIYLPCRTALVFALESTTTPNGH from the exons ATGGATCCCGTTGCTCTTGAATCGTCCAACACCCTGGCCAAGAATGGTCATACCGCTGGTAACATCCCCAATGATGGAACTG GCGTGGTTGCCCTCGATCCCTATCTTGAGCCATTCAAGCCTGCGTTGAAGAGACGCTTTGACAAGGCTCAAGAATGGATCAAGAAGATTGAGAAGACCGAAGGTGGTCTGGACAAGTTCAGCAAG GGCGCCGACACGTTTGGCATCCATCAAAATGACGACGGCAGCATCTACTACAAGGAATGGGCACCCAATGCCAAACAGGCAGCTGTCATTGGTGAATTCAACAACTGGGACCGCAATGCCCATCGCATGACGAGGAACGACTTTGGTGTCTTTGAGATCACCATTCCTCCCACCTCTGACGGCAAAGCTGCCATCCCCCACAACTCCAAGATCAAGATCTCTCTTGAGCTCCCAGACGGGCAGTGGATCGACAGACTACCGGCCTGGATCAAGTATGTCACCCAGGATCTCTCCGTCTCGCCCGCCTACGATGCTCGGTTCTGGAACCCCCCCGCCTCTGAGAGGTACTCTTTCAAGCACCAGAGGCCCAAGAGGCCAGAGAGCTTGAGGATCTACGAAGCCCATGTCGGTATCTCGTCACCAGAGCTCAGGGTTACCACCTACAAGGAATTCACCAAGAACATGCTCCCACGCATCAAGAGCCTGGGTTACAACGCCATCCAGCTCATGGCCATCATGGAACACGCCTACTATGCCAGCTTCGGCTACCAGGTCAACAACTTCTTCGCCGCCAGCAGCAGATATGGCCCGCCTGAGGACCTGAAGGAGTTGGTCGACACGGCTCACAGCCTGGGACTCGTTGTTCTTCTCGATGTTGTTCACAGTCACGCTTCCAAGAACGTCCTGGACGGCCTGAATGAGTTTGATGGCACAGACCACCAGTACTTCCACGCGGGTGCCAAAGGAAAGCACGAGCTCTGGGACAGCAGACTGTTCAACTATGGCCACCATGAGGTGCTCAGATTCCTCTTGAGCAACTTGAGATTCTGGATGGACGAGTACCACTTTGATGGATTCCGGTTCGACGGTGTTACTAGCATGCTTTACCTTCATCACGGTATTGGAAC CGGCTTCTCGGGTGGTTACCATGAGTACTTTGGTGCTGATGTCGACGAGGAGGCTGTTGTCTACCTCATGTTGGCCAACGAACTGCTTCACGAACTCTACCCTGACGTCATCACGGTTGCTGAGGATGTCTCTGGCATGCCGGCGCTTTGTCTGCCACTCTCactgggtggtgttggcttcGACTACAGACTTGCCATGGCCATTCCCGACATGTGGATCAAGAtcctcaaggagaagaaagatGAGGAGTGGGACATTGGCAACATTaccttcaccctcaccaaccgcCGCCACGGCGAAAAGACGATCGCCTATGCCGAGAGTCACGATCAAGC TCTTGTCGGTGACAAGTCTCTCATGATGCATCTGTGCGACGCTGAGCTCTACACCCATATGTCTACGCTCACCCCATTGACCCCGGTTATTGACCGCGGTATGGCTTTGCACAAGATGATCCGTCTGTTGACCCATGCTCTCGGAGGCGAGGGTTACCTCAACTTTGAGGGCAACGAGTTTGGTCACCCCGAGTGGTTGGACTTCCCCCGCGAGGGCAATCAGAACTCTTTCTGGTATGCTCGCCGCCAGCTGAACCTGACCGAGGACCGCCTCCTTCGGTATCAGTTCCTCAACAACTTTGACCGCTCCATGAACTTGTGCGAGAACAAGTATGGCTGGCTGCATGCTCCCCAGGCGTACATCTCCCTCAAGCACGAGGGTGACAAGGTCATCGTCTTCGAGCGGGCTGGCGTGGTGTTTGCTTTCAACTTCCACCCAACACAGAGCTTTGAGAACTACCGCATCGGTGTCGATGTCGCAGGCACATATAGGGTTGTGCTCGACTCTGACACCAAGGAGCACGGCGGCTTTAGCAGAGTCGACTCGAACACACGGTTCTTCACCGAGCCTCTGGAGTGGAACCACCGGAGGAACTGCACTCATATCTACCTCCCTTGCAGGACTGCTCTGGTCTTTGCTTTGGAGTCGACCACCACTCCCAACGGTCACTGA